AGGGGTGATCTATTATCCGGTCGACGCTGGGGTTACGATCTACGACGCTAACGGAAACGTTCTCGCAGGCGGCGAAACAGAGGGCTTTTACGATTTAACCGTGACCGGTGTACGCCCCCAGCAACGGCTGCGCGTCGTGGCCGAAAAAAGCTACGGATCCATCGCCGTCCGCAGCGAAAAGTGGGTTGCCGTTCCCGAGCAAGGCGACGGCGTCGCCGTGCCCAGCCTGGCCCTGCTCCCGCCAGACCTGGGCGAACTCTATCCCGGCCCTGAAGAGTGGGCTTCGTTCGATGGCGCGGTCGCGGTGGCGGCGGATTCGGTGCCCGACAGCGTCGTACGCATTCAGGCGCTGGCGCTCGACCCCGAAAAGGACCGCGCCCTTTTCCCGGGCGACTTTTCCGAGGCGCGGGGGTACGCGCTGGCCTCGGCCGGCTTCTTGCAGATCCGCATGTACGACGCCGCCGGGAACCCGGTCCGCAATGGCAGCACCCCCGCCAAGGTGCGCTTCAGGCTTTCACAGGCCCGCTCAGGGTTCCTCTTCGACCTCCGGCCCGACTCGGGCACTTACGAAGTGCCGCTCTACGTGTACGACGAAGGCGCCAGCACCTGGGTGCGGGTGGGCGAGGGCCGGCTCGTTGACGAAGGCGGACAACCCATTCCCGAATCAGAAAAAGGCGCCATTCTGGATGGCACCTACCCTGGAGCGGTGTACATGGAGACCGACTATGGCGTAAGACCAAGCCGCCTCGCCACCAACCCTTTCCGGTCGGGTTCCGCCAGGACACTCGAAGAAGGAGACTACTACTTCACCGACGCCCTCAACTGCGACGTGCCCCTCGTGCCCTGCGACGAGATCGACAGCGAAACCCAGGGATGCAAGGCGCTGGAAGGGGGTAAGGGGTGACCAAGCCGGCAACGCCTCCGACCGGGCTCGCCCTGGCGCTTCTCGCGCTGATCTTCCTCGCGGCCATAGGGTTTCAGGTCCGGGGCAGCGGCGCAAAAGAAACGTCCAGCGGCGAGCAGTTGGCGGTAGCCGAAGCCGTCATCCCCCCCACCGGCGGCGCCGTCGCCCTGCCGGGCAACGAGGTCTTCGTTTCCGTTGCGCCGGGCATCGTTGAGGAGCCCATCCGGGTGCGCATCGAGAAGGTAGGACCTGAGGATGCTCCGGGACCGATTACCAAAGGGGTGACGGTCATCAAGGGGGTCAAGGTTTCTCTGCCCGGCTACGACTACAGCAAGCCCTACGCCGGGAACTTCAAGGGCCGGCAGCTGCTGGTGGCCTTCAAGGCCGAGGGGTTCGTGGAAGAACCCAACCTGTTCGGCGACTACTACACCGCCGTCTGCTTCTGGGACGACTTCGAGGGGTGGGGGACTTCCGGGGTGCTCAGTTGGGCCTGTCGTTATGGCGCAGAATCAAAGATCTACGACATTCAGGGCGAGCACTACTATTTCTACTGGCTCGACGTGGTCCCCCCGCGTGGCCGCTACCTCTACCTGGTGCAGTATCCCAAGGAGCTTTCGAGGAGGAATTGTGAGGCTATTGGGGGGGTATTCAAGGATGACGAAATCGCACCTCGGTGCTCTCTGGGAGCCGGCTTGGCCGAACATGCCGTGGCGAGCATGGGGGCGTGGATACGGGTCAAATAATTGGGAATGAGTAAAAGGCGGTGACGTCCTATGAAAACAACTAACATACGCAGTTATAGGGCCATAGCGGTCGTACTAGCACTGGTCGTGCTGGCAATGGTTTCGTGCAACCAAGATAAAGGTCCTTCCGCAGGCGAGCTCATCCCCCCCTCCGGCGGTGCCGTCGCCCTGCCGGGCAACGAGGTCTTCGTTTCCGTTGCGCCGGGCATCGTTGAGGAGCCCATCCGGGTGCGCATCGAGAAGGTAGGACCTGAGGATGCTCCGGGACCGATTACCAAAGGGGTGACGGTCATCAAGGGGGTCAAGGTTTCTCTGCCCGGCTACGACTACAGCAAGCCCTACGCCGGGAACTTCAAGGGCCGGCAGCTGCTGGTGGCCTTCAAGGCCGAGGGGTTCGTGGAAGAACCCAACCTGTTCGGCGACTACTACACCGCCGTCTGCTTCTGGGACGACTTCGAGGGGCGGGGGACTTCCGGGGTGCTCAGTTGGGCCTGTCGTTATGGCGCAGAATCAAAGATCTACGACATTCAGGGCGAGCACTACTATTTCTACTGGCTCGACGTGGTCCCCCCGCGTGGCCGCTACCTCTACTTGGTGCAGTATCCCAAGGAGCTTTCGAGGAGGAATTGTGAGGCTATTGGGGGGGTATTCAAGGATGACGAAATCGCACCTCGGTGCTCTCTGGGAGCCGGCTTGGCCGAACATGCCGTGGCGAGCATGGGGGCGTGGATACGGGTCAAGGCTAGACAGGCTCAAACTCTCGAAACTGACGGGGGACTTAAAGTCGTCAGTGTCAACCTGGGTGATCGAGAATTAGAATATGACGTCGTCTGTACTATTGAAGGCTGTTTCCCGGTAATCAGGCCCAACGATCACTACTGGAAGTTCGACCCTACAGACGATAAGAAGTGGGAATATCTATGGGATTCCTTGCTAAAGCAAAAACGTGCTCATATTTATATCTTTCAAGAGATGATGGTCGAAAAATACTACTGCGCTAGTGAAAAAATCGAGGAACCAAATCAGCATTTCTGCAATGGGCGCACACCAAGGACCAACTACATGGTAGCAGCCTTGCTCGAAGCTTTTGGGGCAAACTGGCGCGACCACTGGGACTACGTTTGCAAAGCCTACGAGTGCATCGTGGTGAACACCGATAAGGTGCAATTCGTTGACAAGAACGATCCCAACCTGACCCGCTACGTTTCCTTCCGCTGGGAGAACGGTCAAGTAGTGGAGGGGGACGAGAACGACGCAGACTCAGGAATACTGTTTGCGACGGTCTGGGTTAAGGATGAGGACGGCACCTGGCGGGAAGCTGTACTTGCCAACGACCATTTACCGTCACCCTTAGAGCGTCACGGTGCCGAGTTGCGAAAAGCGGCTCTACTGCATCAAAACAACGCCATGTATCAAGGCCAGGGCGGCTACCCGTACTCACTTGACCGCAAGCATTCCGCGAAGCCCCTGGGTTCTGGTTTTCTCCCAAGTACACCTGTAATTAAGTGCGGAGACATGAACACGAACGCCGCATCCAGCATGATCGGCGCCAAACCCGATCAGTTAGCACTCTTAACCAGCGTCGCATTCGCCTGTCCACCGGATGCCAATATCACGCAGGACACGAGTGGCTATTTTTCTCCATATATGCGTGTTGATGGCGATTTTTATTCAACTGTAGCTGGTGGAAAGATGTTCGACGTTTGCGCGACTACTGGAGAATATTTGGGGAACTCCGGCGTAGCCACTACCAGTGGTACCACGTTTGATGGTGTTGGGGTGGACCATAACGCAATCCAAGCCGTACTGCAACATATTGATGATAGCGAAACTGTAGATGTAACGGTTTCACTCTGCCCTGAACTTGCTGACAAGGCCGGGTTGAATGGTGACGGTGATCGTTTGAACGTACCCACCTGCGCCTGGCTCGCAGGGCAGAACTATGCTATGTTCGATGGCCCGTTGTCGCTTCAGCTGGAAACGGGGGCGGATGGAAAGCTTCACATGAAAGTTCCCAAAGCCCTTTTCGATAAAGGATTTTTAGCTAGGGTCAAGGGTGGTACGCACTCCGGCTTGGTCGAGTCGGAATACAAATGTAGCGCTGCCACGGGCAAGTGCTGCAAGAATGAGTTTTCGCCTGACCGGGAGTTTCTGCCAATTGGACCTGGCCAAACCGAATACGAAATATGCAATTAACAAGAAATTATGGGGTGGATATTGGGCACCGCGCGTTACAGCTTATCCTTGGTTGCCTTTACATTGTCTTTCGTTCGGGCATCAGGCCAACAAGTCCACTCAATTTACCCTGCCACAATAGAAGCTCCTCGCGCCGTCATAGAGGATACTCTCCCCCCCACCGGCGGCACCATCGCCCTTCCTGACAACGAAATAATTGTAGAAGTCCACAAAGGCACCTTCAATGAACCCACCAAGGTGCGCGTCGAAGAGGTGCTCCCCGAAGACGCTCCTGGCCCGATTACCGAAGGAGTGACGGTCATCAACGGGGTCAAGATTTCACTGCCTGGCTACGACTACAGTCAGCCCTGCGCCGGTAACTTTAAGCACATGCCCATCACGGTCTACTTCAAGGCCAAAGGCTTTGTGGAAGAGCCCAGCCTTTCCGGCGACTACTACACCGCCGTCTGCTTCTGGGACGACTTCGAGGGGCGCGGGACGTTCGGAGTGCTCAGTTGGGGCTGTACGTACGGTGCGGAGTGGAGTGTCTACGAACTGGAAGACGGCCGGTACTACGTTGGTGGTGTCTTTGTAGTTCCAGAGAGGGGTGAATTCCTTTACCTTGTGCAATACCCCAAGGATCTTTCCAGGCAGAACTGCGAGGCCATTGGGGGCGAGTTCACAGGAGACGATGGCGTTCCGGATTGCTCGTTTGGTTATCAGTCTCCCTACTGGGCACAGGAAAGTATGGGGGCATGGATACGCGCTAAGGACGCGCAATAACATCTGGGCATGCTGTAAAAGCCATTTCAATGAACTCACGAGGTTGTAGCGATTACGTCGGTCCAGTTTGGATTCTTATATAACATTTGTTTCAAATAACATGCACGTATACGCGATTGCACCCACTCGATATCGCTTCCCGAGCCAAAAGGGCCGGCCGCCATTGCTGGCGGCCTTTTTGGCGGAGGGGGCGGGATTCGAACCCGCGGTGCCCTTACGGACACACCGGTTTTCGAGACCGGCCCGTTCAACCACTCCGGCACCCCTCCAGGCTCAGCTATTGGGCTCGCGCAGGTCCGCGAAAAAACCCTTAAGGAGCATAGCACTTTCGCGCGCCAGGCGTCCACCCTCGAGCTCCAGGGACGCGTCCATGCCGTAACGGGTCACCGCACCGGCCTTGGGGTTCTCGGTCGCCCAGACGACCCGGCCCACCCGGGCCTCGATCAGCGCCCCCAGGCACATCGGGCAGGGCTCGAGCGTCACGTAGAGCGTCGCCCCGGGCAGCACCTTTTCCCCCGCGCGTTCCTGCGCGGCGCGCAGCGCCAGCAGCTCGGCGTGGGCGGTGGCGTTGACGCGCGCCTCCACCGCGTTGGCCGACGCGCCCAGCTCCTCGCCTTCCCGCACCACCACCGCCCCGATCGGCACCTCCCCTCGACGCGCCGCCTCGCGGGCCAGCGCCAGGGCCCGCCGCATCCAGCGCTGGTCTTCTTCTTCGGGCAGGAAGCGCCAGACCCAGACGACCTCCCCCTCCCGCTCGGCCACCGGCCAAACCCGGCGCAGCTCGGGGGGCACGCCTCGCTCGGCCAGGAAGTCCACGAGCCGCTTGTGGATCTTCCCCACGCGCACCCGGTCGCCGGGGCGCGCCGCCCGCGCCGTCAGGCCCGCGGGCGGGCTCGCCACCGCCAGTAGGTCGGGCTGCGTCGGCACCCAGACCACGCCCCCCGCCGAGGGGCGAAGCACGAAGGGCCCCAGGCTCACGCTCTCGCCCGCGAGCGCCCGCTCGGCCAGCTCGAGGTAGCGCCGCTCGGGGCGCAGGCCCTGGCGCTCCAGCACGACGCGCAAGGCGCGGCGGCGGAGCGCTTCGGGCGCTCGCGAGAGCGGCGCTGCGCGGAGCGCGAAGACCGGCTCGAAGCGGCGGTCGGGGACGATCCGCGCCTGCGCCAGCGGATCGAGCGCCGCGTCGTCGGCCTGTTGGCTCTCGGCGTAGCGCAAGAGCGCCTCTCCGGCGCGCTCGAACCGGGCGGCCACCCGCGGCCAGACCTCGTGGCGCAGGTAGTTGCGGTCGAGGCAGACGAGCTCGTTGCTGGGGTCTTCGAGCCAGCGCTCGCCCCGCTCCCGCAAGTAGGCGCGCAGCTCGGTGCGCGAAATCTCCAGAAGCGGCCGCGCCACCCTGCCCCGTTTGGCGCGGATGCCCAGCGCCCGCCCCGCGCCCCGGAAGAGCTGCAGAAGCACGGTCTCGGCGTTGTCTTCCAGGGTGTGCGCCGTCAGCACGCAAGCCGCGCCGTACGCCCGCGCCACCTCGGCCAGGAAGGCGTAGCGCAGCTCGCGGGCCACGGCCTCCAGGTTCTCGCGTTTGCGC
This genomic stretch from Oceanithermus profundus DSM 14977 harbors:
- the tilS gene encoding tRNA lysidine(34) synthetase TilS → MNALERRFERRLAALCGEGRVVAAVSGGGDSVALAVLLAAVGREAVVAHLDHALRPGSEADARFVCELAGRLGFPCEQRRVDAAAVARRKRENLEAVARELRYAFLAEVARAYGAACVLTAHTLEDNAETVLLQLFRGAGRALGIRAKRGRVARPLLEISRTELRAYLRERGERWLEDPSNELVCLDRNYLRHEVWPRVAARFERAGEALLRYAESQQADDAALDPLAQARIVPDRRFEPVFALRAAPLSRAPEALRRRALRVVLERQGLRPERRYLELAERALAGESVSLGPFVLRPSAGGVVWVPTQPDLLAVASPPAGLTARAARPGDRVRVGKIHKRLVDFLAERGVPPELRRVWPVAEREGEVVWVWRFLPEEEDQRWMRRALALAREAARRGEVPIGAVVVREGEELGASANAVEARVNATAHAELLALRAAQERAGEKVLPGATLYVTLEPCPMCLGALIEARVGRVVWATENPKAGAVTRYGMDASLELEGGRLARESAMLLKGFFADLREPNS